The Polyangiaceae bacterium genome includes a region encoding these proteins:
- a CDS encoding tetratricopeptide repeat protein has translation MDLEQRLNNLERHHDWAGLAEALEQAIASAQDPAAKAELHLRLGRLLHAQFLQSVKALKHFQDAFKLNPALGEALAEARRIYWELGKLNMVQKLLELQLKNSDEAQAPALYRELGDVFCDLGDYERAADAYARAMNDGQSGDVGQLLDDVMVGTEDWQERIGIVLRSAHETDTASGKAEALLRAARIARRYAPDEVEGILGRAYSSDPGSVVVSALYEGLLVEASRAEAVIAMQRQVLEQVSDSKSRADLAFRFGVRWALRHQNLEAAAPLLDEALSLDPTHEAAFAFYRDLHGTREGQWADVAAKADELSQKVGASRDGAYLLAQAGLVLWRELGDLIRARSFFDRLAAVDPEHPALTAFEAQIGEKLGGAPAAAAAAELEPSPAAPPADEPAPSPAPAPVAERAPASAAPAAAAPSGGGGDPAKIAQLRAQLDEQEAQKKFHEYVKTLVALGDEVEDPAERVELYLRAADLYVNKFVNQAEAVRTYEKVLEVEPANPAAIDYLRQMYEKRRDWEKLIQLKTNEANQYEQGPVRSAAYKEIAQLATERVKKPEVCIDLWAVVLENDPEDADAIDALAQLYERARDYEKLADVLEKQVQITYDTTAKIAVLNKLGQVAGDRLKDDARAVEAYRQLLTIQPDDRRAQEQLKKRYVTLGRWDDLEVFYADTGKWDEFIRVLESNEAKAETNEQRIGMLLKIAELWMTQKGKPDRSAKAYEKVLSIEPTHLQAAERLIPVYTQANNPKGLSSAIEVKLGHVEEPEERLALLREVAALYETRINDKAKAFERFLSAFEIAPNDEQSQADVERAAHQTGRWDDVVAAYRAAEQRADGEGDSASGNALRLRLGRILVDEVGRIDDALAEYRAVYEAEPENAVALEALEKLYRQTERWKDLLEVYAKKRELAYDTETRKPILYEIARLHEGQLGDPVSAISTYQAVLEDDPADGVALEALDRLYRETQSWEAYADVLRRRIDLDASEEQLVDLKFRLAEVQASHLGDAPGALTNYREILFINQDHEGARLALEAMLSDADLRAESAAILETIYEVREDWEKLIGALEILAQSDPDPERKVALLRKIASVAANQLQALDRAIDAQARALKQDPALADTRLELEQLAEQSGAWNEVIRIYQEIGGALDDATLARDYWMRLASIQEQLQLVADAAQSYDKVLALDPGDAEALAAMDALYRGTGHWEDLVGVFRRRIDLAQDGAERESLYAQMAQVYEEKLGKPAEAIAAYREVLALDPASSVALAALDGLFTRQSMWPELAENLDTQLNLAADEASQLSLMLRLASLRETRMGDIEAAIEGFRQVLEREPTSEAALAALERLGQSPEHELAIAEILEPLYRQQGDYQKLIGVHEVQVRRAEDASRKVELLHQIATLHEDAAGDIGSAFDTLARALAADPSHEETQAGLDRLARATGRFQDLAQVFERLAQEQSDPELASQLYTFAARVFENDVGNVDRAIELYRQVLKIDAMNLAAAESLQTLFQSTERYADMALILQRKATILEDTEDQKAALYQAANIEEEVLERKEAAINVYLKVLEIDAEDLKSIDALINLYLGLSRWEDLLGVYNKKVDLVLDTDEKKMIFYQVGAVYERELSDVSRAIDTYQKVLELDPDDLTALGRLDVLYQTAQNWPELLSVLQHEAELTQDPAEAVSFQYRIAELFEKHLGDVERAVELYRDILGIQSDHQPTLAALEGIKDGDRSALAAASVLEPVYDAMGEYQRLVSVLEVQVRHSEEPYAKVELLHRIARLYEESLADPHNAFSTYARAVQCDSQNEESLASLERLANLIEKWPAVAQLYDAELDKLGSEPERVVELGLRVAQVYEVQLENVDGAVARYRRVLEADPENQSAVRALDRLFSQSERWTDLAEVLKREADIGQSPDEILEFKFRLGQVYQLRLGDLDKAIEAYREVINAAPEHSDTLGALESLFESGVKQLEVAEILEPLYQQSGEWEKLIRVREAELGHITDPDQRIAMYHRIAEDAEERLMDPVRAFEVHVRAIKERPLDERTGEEIERLAAMIDGGWEQLANAYADVLGIEGSEPATQASIGKRLARVFEEELADVAKAEETYRYVLTVVPAEVDALANLDRIYSLLEQWPELAGVLEQRAEAAEDPRDKVELNTRLGQVYEEQLGQVEDAIRAFRRIFDQLEPANEDAIRALGRIYEQTEQWVELDGVFRRELENAVGDVQEAEIRAKMAQLAADRLGKTEEAIEGWKRVLDLRGEDPEALWALAGLYEKQGKWAELTDMLERHFDIAESDEDRVNILTRRARLFSEQLGRDDEALETWQRVLDIDFSNVAALRAIAQIWRVRQDPRELVAALHASIDRASALLDPTELVAIYRELGKTYGQVLEQPFESAEAWRNLLEVDPHDFEAMAELERVYRAEERWVEVVDVKLRRAEALEEPAEKIRELLEVTQIWKKEVNDYDKATPAFERILTIDATHDEAFESLERLHTAAERWEQLVELYLNRLETRETTEEKNDLLRRIARVFEEKLDDKNQAFDALVNAFAEDYGDDESTRYLERMAAGTGRWGELINTANAWLKDEADNDKKIQLCLRLGKWYGEDLGHPEYAQPYYAQVMQLDPNNVQVMRQMAAIYRLGAQWQKMGETLTRALDVAVANDDKKVILCDLGELLEKHMSQADQGITFYRRALEVDPLFLPALEALERIYDERANHADLVQILTSKVKALSDPDQIAQHKMRLGGLYETALGDFERAGKVYREVLELDGSSIFALRGLERIYQAVQDWPDMVEILERQLDVVETERERVDVLLKLAQIQEEQFLKADLAAQRLEQAVEIDPSCESAYVSLERCYRRLKQWLDLINTYERHIAEAADQSTKIELYGAMAEVYAQEVGDVDRAIDAYQNIVDLDENHIEALDALSKLYEKQGDAARAIESMTRVADLTTDGTQRVEMYYRIGKSLDEKLGDRSQAQERFEMALDLDPTHLPTLAALRTIAVDEQDWDRAARYLEQEQLNTQAPRARAKLLVELGKLRDEMLNEHEQAVLAYELAMQCDEDCEEAALPLVQEYSNIGRFQEAEPLAEMLVKKAKNRERHEQHMLYKLLGKVHSALGNHDKALKAYQTANHLDLTDQEAIRGIADAGYELKDWPTALTNYQKVLTALGEEDVEQRTDVYFRLGCIKREQHQAKQAINNFEKALALNGEHRPTLEALIDVYGQANDWKQVAAYKRQILDSVYDGEERYALLNEIGDLWAEKEKNPQKALEALEEAQELKPQDHVLLHKLLQLYSEASEWQKMIDTLHSIAAIEEKPEIKSRYFYTMAQIYRDKLNDLDRSVELFNESLDLNPGYLQAFERINKILTQEKNWKQLERSYRKMLHRIAGKGNSDLEHTLWHQLGLIYRDRLQRPEEAIEAFKMATTIKPGDVMQHQILAELYEVSERFDEAIEEQRTILEADPLKVDPYRSLYRLYLQKRSYDEAWCLAAAMAFMKKVDGEEKQFFEDYKPQGMLQVKGRLGNEHWVKHLFHPDENIYISKIMEMIAPAALQAKIAQLQSQGKLPTLDKRFKQDPATSTVTFAKTFGWAAQVLGIPSPELYVRNDVPGSIVAVPAVPPASLAGQTVLTGFQPQELTFICGKHLAYYRGEHYIRTLFPTQAELTIMLFAGVMIAAPNTPMPADMQAQIRATAQELAKYMQPVQLEGLRIVVKKFIDEGAKANIKRWNQAVEQTACRAGLLVCADLEIAKKIIGAEPSLPGDLTPQEKIKDLLLFSVSENYAQLRKALGIAVG, from the coding sequence ATGGATCTAGAGCAGCGTCTGAACAACCTCGAGCGTCACCATGATTGGGCCGGCCTCGCCGAAGCGCTCGAGCAAGCGATCGCGAGCGCTCAGGACCCGGCCGCCAAGGCGGAGCTGCACCTCCGCTTGGGGCGCTTGCTGCACGCGCAGTTCCTTCAGAGCGTCAAGGCGCTGAAGCATTTCCAGGATGCCTTCAAGCTGAATCCCGCGCTGGGCGAAGCGCTGGCCGAAGCCCGGCGCATCTACTGGGAGCTCGGCAAGCTCAACATGGTGCAGAAGCTCTTGGAGCTTCAGCTCAAGAACTCGGACGAGGCTCAGGCTCCGGCGCTGTACCGCGAGCTCGGAGACGTGTTCTGCGATCTGGGCGACTACGAGCGTGCCGCGGACGCCTACGCGCGTGCGATGAACGACGGGCAGTCCGGCGACGTCGGCCAATTGCTCGACGACGTGATGGTCGGCACCGAGGACTGGCAGGAGCGCATCGGCATCGTGCTCCGCTCCGCGCACGAGACGGACACTGCGTCCGGCAAGGCCGAAGCGCTGCTCCGCGCTGCGCGCATCGCGCGCCGTTACGCGCCGGACGAGGTCGAGGGCATCCTCGGACGCGCATACTCGTCCGATCCGGGCAGCGTGGTCGTGTCCGCCCTGTACGAAGGGCTCTTGGTCGAGGCGAGCCGCGCGGAAGCGGTGATCGCGATGCAGCGCCAGGTGCTCGAGCAAGTGTCCGACTCGAAGAGCCGCGCCGATCTCGCGTTCCGCTTCGGCGTCCGTTGGGCGCTCCGGCATCAGAACCTCGAAGCTGCGGCGCCGCTGCTCGACGAGGCGCTAAGCCTCGACCCGACGCACGAGGCCGCGTTCGCGTTCTATCGGGACCTGCATGGGACCCGCGAAGGCCAGTGGGCGGACGTGGCCGCGAAGGCCGACGAGCTGTCCCAGAAGGTCGGCGCGTCCCGCGACGGCGCTTACCTCTTGGCGCAGGCGGGGCTCGTGCTCTGGCGCGAGCTCGGTGATCTGATCCGCGCCCGCAGCTTCTTCGATCGGCTGGCGGCCGTGGATCCGGAACACCCTGCGCTCACCGCATTCGAAGCGCAAATCGGGGAGAAGCTCGGCGGCGCACCCGCTGCCGCGGCGGCTGCCGAACTCGAGCCGAGCCCGGCAGCGCCACCGGCGGACGAGCCGGCGCCGAGCCCTGCTCCCGCCCCGGTGGCGGAGCGCGCTCCGGCGTCCGCGGCTCCCGCGGCTGCCGCCCCGAGCGGCGGCGGTGGTGACCCCGCCAAGATCGCTCAGCTCCGCGCGCAGCTCGACGAGCAGGAGGCGCAGAAGAAGTTCCACGAGTACGTGAAGACGTTGGTCGCGCTGGGCGACGAGGTCGAGGACCCAGCTGAGCGGGTCGAGCTGTACCTGCGTGCCGCCGATCTCTACGTGAACAAGTTCGTCAACCAGGCCGAAGCCGTGCGTACGTACGAGAAGGTGCTGGAGGTCGAGCCCGCGAACCCCGCGGCCATCGACTACCTGCGCCAGATGTACGAGAAGCGGCGCGACTGGGAGAAGCTGATCCAGCTCAAGACGAACGAGGCCAATCAATACGAGCAAGGGCCGGTACGCAGCGCCGCGTACAAGGAGATCGCTCAGCTCGCGACCGAGCGGGTGAAGAAGCCGGAGGTCTGCATCGACCTCTGGGCCGTCGTGCTCGAGAACGACCCGGAGGACGCCGACGCCATCGACGCCTTGGCGCAGCTCTACGAGCGTGCTCGTGACTACGAGAAGCTGGCGGACGTGCTCGAGAAGCAAGTCCAGATCACCTACGACACCACGGCGAAGATCGCCGTTCTCAACAAGTTGGGGCAGGTCGCCGGCGATCGGCTCAAGGACGACGCTCGCGCGGTCGAGGCGTACCGGCAGCTCCTGACCATCCAGCCCGACGACCGGCGCGCTCAAGAGCAGCTGAAGAAGCGCTACGTCACTCTCGGTCGCTGGGACGACCTCGAGGTGTTCTACGCCGACACGGGCAAGTGGGACGAGTTCATCCGCGTGCTCGAGAGCAACGAGGCCAAGGCCGAGACGAACGAGCAGCGCATCGGCATGCTGCTGAAGATCGCCGAGCTGTGGATGACCCAGAAGGGCAAGCCCGATCGCTCGGCGAAGGCCTACGAGAAGGTGCTCAGCATCGAGCCGACGCACCTGCAGGCGGCCGAACGCCTGATCCCGGTCTACACCCAGGCCAACAACCCCAAGGGGCTCTCGAGCGCCATCGAGGTGAAGCTGGGCCACGTCGAGGAGCCCGAGGAGCGCCTCGCGCTGCTGCGCGAGGTCGCGGCGTTGTACGAGACCCGGATCAACGACAAGGCGAAGGCCTTCGAGCGCTTCCTGTCCGCGTTCGAGATCGCACCGAACGACGAGCAGAGCCAGGCCGACGTCGAGCGCGCCGCGCACCAGACGGGACGCTGGGACGACGTCGTCGCCGCGTACCGCGCCGCGGAGCAGCGCGCGGACGGCGAAGGCGACTCTGCCTCGGGCAACGCGCTCCGACTCCGCCTCGGGCGCATCCTGGTGGACGAGGTCGGTCGCATCGACGACGCGCTCGCGGAGTACCGCGCGGTCTACGAGGCTGAGCCCGAAAACGCCGTGGCTCTGGAGGCCCTCGAGAAGCTCTATCGCCAGACCGAGCGCTGGAAGGACCTGCTCGAGGTCTACGCCAAGAAGCGCGAGCTGGCCTACGACACGGAGACCCGCAAGCCGATCTTGTACGAGATCGCTCGCTTGCACGAGGGGCAGCTCGGCGATCCCGTCTCCGCCATCAGTACCTATCAAGCCGTGCTGGAGGACGACCCGGCGGACGGCGTGGCGCTCGAGGCGCTGGATCGGCTCTACCGCGAGACCCAGTCCTGGGAGGCCTACGCCGACGTGCTGCGCCGACGCATCGACCTGGATGCTTCGGAGGAGCAGCTGGTGGATCTGAAGTTCCGCTTGGCGGAGGTTCAGGCCAGCCACCTGGGCGACGCTCCCGGGGCGCTGACCAACTACCGCGAGATCCTGTTCATCAACCAGGATCACGAGGGTGCTCGACTGGCGCTGGAAGCGATGCTCAGCGACGCGGACCTGCGCGCGGAGTCCGCCGCGATCCTCGAGACCATCTACGAGGTTCGCGAGGACTGGGAGAAGCTGATCGGCGCGCTCGAAATCCTGGCGCAGTCCGACCCCGACCCGGAGCGGAAGGTCGCCCTCTTGCGCAAGATCGCCTCCGTCGCCGCCAACCAGCTGCAGGCTCTCGACCGAGCCATCGACGCGCAAGCGCGGGCCTTGAAGCAGGATCCGGCCTTGGCGGACACGCGTCTCGAGCTCGAGCAGCTGGCCGAGCAGTCCGGCGCCTGGAACGAGGTCATCCGCATCTACCAGGAGATCGGCGGGGCGCTCGACGACGCCACGCTCGCGCGCGACTACTGGATGCGCCTGGCCTCCATCCAGGAGCAGCTCCAGCTCGTGGCAGACGCCGCGCAGAGCTACGACAAGGTGCTCGCTCTAGACCCCGGCGACGCCGAGGCGCTCGCGGCGATGGACGCCTTGTACCGCGGCACCGGCCACTGGGAGGACCTGGTGGGCGTGTTCCGGCGTCGCATCGACCTGGCCCAGGACGGTGCGGAGCGCGAGTCGCTCTACGCACAGATGGCCCAGGTCTACGAGGAGAAGCTGGGCAAGCCGGCGGAGGCCATCGCGGCGTACCGCGAGGTGCTGGCGCTCGACCCCGCGAGCAGCGTGGCGCTCGCGGCGCTCGACGGCCTGTTCACCCGGCAGAGCATGTGGCCGGAGCTGGCCGAGAACCTCGACACCCAGCTGAACCTGGCCGCCGACGAGGCCTCGCAGCTCTCGCTGATGCTGCGCCTCGCGTCGCTGCGGGAGACCCGCATGGGCGACATCGAGGCTGCCATCGAGGGCTTCCGCCAGGTGCTGGAGCGCGAGCCGACGAGCGAAGCGGCCCTGGCCGCCCTGGAGCGGCTCGGACAGTCGCCGGAGCACGAGCTGGCCATCGCGGAGATCCTCGAGCCGCTCTACCGTCAACAAGGCGACTACCAGAAGTTGATCGGCGTGCACGAGGTTCAGGTGCGCCGGGCGGAGGACGCCTCGCGCAAGGTCGAGCTCTTGCACCAGATCGCGACCCTGCACGAGGACGCGGCCGGAGACATCGGTTCGGCGTTCGACACGCTGGCACGCGCGCTGGCTGCGGACCCCTCCCACGAGGAGACGCAGGCCGGCCTCGATCGCCTCGCCCGCGCCACCGGGCGCTTCCAGGATCTGGCTCAGGTGTTCGAGCGCCTGGCGCAGGAACAGAGCGATCCGGAGCTGGCGAGCCAGCTCTACACGTTCGCCGCTCGAGTGTTCGAGAACGACGTCGGCAACGTCGATCGCGCGATCGAGCTCTACCGTCAGGTGCTCAAGATCGACGCCATGAACCTGGCGGCAGCGGAGTCGCTGCAGACCTTGTTCCAGTCGACCGAGCGTTACGCCGACATGGCGCTGATCCTGCAACGCAAGGCCACCATCCTGGAGGACACCGAGGATCAGAAGGCGGCCCTCTACCAGGCGGCGAACATCGAAGAAGAGGTGCTCGAGCGCAAGGAAGCGGCGATCAACGTCTACCTGAAGGTGCTCGAGATCGACGCCGAGGACCTGAAGAGCATCGACGCGTTGATCAACCTCTACCTCGGTCTCTCGCGCTGGGAAGATCTGCTCGGCGTCTACAACAAGAAGGTCGATCTCGTCCTGGATACGGACGAAAAGAAGATGATCTTCTACCAGGTGGGAGCCGTGTACGAGCGCGAGCTCAGCGACGTGAGCCGCGCCATCGACACCTACCAGAAGGTGCTCGAGCTCGACCCGGACGACCTCACCGCGCTGGGCCGGCTCGACGTGCTGTACCAGACCGCGCAGAACTGGCCCGAGCTCCTGAGCGTGCTGCAGCACGAGGCCGAGCTCACGCAGGATCCGGCGGAGGCAGTCAGCTTCCAGTACCGCATCGCCGAGCTGTTCGAGAAGCACCTGGGCGACGTGGAGCGCGCGGTCGAGCTGTACCGCGACATCTTGGGCATCCAGTCGGATCACCAGCCGACCCTGGCGGCCCTGGAAGGCATCAAGGACGGGGACCGCTCGGCGCTCGCTGCGGCGTCCGTGCTCGAGCCCGTGTACGACGCCATGGGCGAGTACCAGCGCCTGGTGAGCGTGCTCGAGGTCCAGGTCCGCCATTCCGAGGAGCCGTACGCCAAGGTCGAGCTGCTGCACCGCATCGCCCGGCTGTACGAAGAGAGCCTTGCCGACCCGCACAACGCCTTCTCGACGTATGCCCGCGCGGTTCAGTGCGACTCTCAGAACGAAGAGTCCTTGGCGTCGCTGGAGCGCCTGGCCAACCTGATCGAGAAGTGGCCCGCCGTCGCCCAACTGTATGACGCCGAGCTCGACAAGCTCGGGAGCGAACCGGAGCGCGTGGTCGAGCTGGGCCTGCGCGTGGCCCAGGTCTACGAGGTGCAGCTCGAGAACGTCGATGGTGCCGTCGCGCGCTACCGGCGCGTACTCGAGGCCGATCCGGAGAACCAGAGCGCCGTGCGCGCGCTGGATCGCTTGTTCTCACAGAGCGAGCGCTGGACGGATCTGGCCGAGGTGCTGAAGCGCGAGGCCGACATCGGACAGAGCCCCGACGAAATCCTCGAGTTCAAGTTCAGACTCGGGCAGGTCTATCAGCTCAGGCTGGGAGACCTGGACAAGGCCATCGAGGCCTATCGCGAGGTGATCAACGCGGCGCCGGAGCACAGCGACACGCTGGGTGCCCTGGAGAGCCTGTTCGAGTCGGGGGTGAAGCAGCTGGAGGTTGCCGAGATCCTCGAGCCGCTCTACCAGCAGTCCGGCGAGTGGGAGAAGCTCATCCGCGTCCGCGAGGCCGAGCTCGGCCACATCACCGATCCTGACCAGCGCATCGCGATGTACCACCGCATCGCGGAGGACGCCGAAGAGCGTCTGATGGATCCCGTGCGTGCATTCGAGGTGCACGTGCGCGCGATCAAGGAGCGCCCGCTCGACGAGCGCACGGGCGAGGAGATCGAGCGCCTGGCAGCCATGATCGACGGCGGCTGGGAGCAGCTGGCGAACGCCTACGCCGACGTGCTGGGCATCGAAGGCAGCGAGCCCGCGACGCAGGCATCCATCGGCAAGCGCCTGGCGCGCGTGTTCGAAGAGGAGCTGGCCGACGTCGCGAAGGCCGAAGAGACCTACCGTTACGTCCTCACCGTCGTACCGGCAGAGGTCGACGCGCTGGCGAACCTCGACCGCATCTACTCCTTGCTCGAGCAGTGGCCTGAGCTGGCCGGCGTGCTCGAGCAGCGGGCGGAAGCCGCGGAAGATCCCCGGGACAAGGTCGAGCTCAACACCCGCTTGGGCCAGGTCTACGAGGAGCAGCTGGGCCAAGTCGAGGACGCGATCCGAGCGTTCCGGCGCATCTTCGACCAGCTCGAGCCGGCCAACGAGGATGCCATTCGCGCCCTCGGTCGCATCTACGAGCAGACCGAGCAGTGGGTCGAGCTCGATGGGGTGTTCCGGCGCGAGCTGGAGAACGCAGTAGGCGACGTCCAAGAGGCCGAGATCCGAGCCAAGATGGCCCAGCTGGCCGCCGATCGACTGGGCAAGACCGAGGAGGCCATCGAGGGTTGGAAGCGGGTGCTCGACCTGCGTGGCGAGGACCCGGAGGCGCTCTGGGCCCTGGCGGGGCTGTACGAGAAGCAGGGCAAGTGGGCCGAGCTGACCGACATGCTCGAGCGCCACTTCGACATTGCCGAGAGCGACGAAGACCGGGTGAACATCCTGACCCGGCGCGCTCGCCTGTTCTCGGAGCAGCTCGGACGTGACGACGAGGCGCTCGAGACTTGGCAGCGCGTGCTCGACATCGACTTCTCGAACGTCGCTGCGCTGCGTGCCATCGCGCAGATCTGGCGCGTGCGGCAGGACCCGCGGGAGCTGGTCGCGGCGCTGCACGCCAGCATCGATCGCGCCTCTGCGCTGCTCGACCCCACGGAGCTGGTGGCCATCTACCGCGAGCTCGGCAAGACCTACGGGCAGGTGCTGGAGCAGCCGTTCGAGTCCGCCGAGGCCTGGCGCAACCTGCTCGAGGTCGATCCCCACGACTTCGAGGCCATGGCGGAGCTCGAGCGCGTGTACCGCGCCGAGGAGCGCTGGGTCGAGGTCGTGGACGTCAAGCTGCGCCGAGCCGAAGCGCTCGAGGAGCCGGCGGAGAAGATCCGCGAGCTGCTCGAGGTCACGCAGATCTGGAAGAAAGAGGTCAACGACTACGACAAGGCCACGCCGGCCTTCGAGCGGATCCTGACCATCGACGCGACCCACGACGAGGCCTTCGAGTCGCTCGAGCGCCTGCACACGGCTGCGGAGCGCTGGGAACAGCTGGTCGAGCTCTACCTGAACCGGCTCGAGACCCGCGAGACCACCGAGGAGAAGAACGACCTTCTCCGGCGCATCGCCCGGGTCTTCGAGGAGAAGCTCGACGACAAGAACCAGGCCTTCGACGCGCTGGTCAACGCCTTCGCCGAGGACTACGGCGACGACGAGAGCACCCGCTACCTGGAGCGGATGGCCGCTGGCACCGGCCGCTGGGGCGAGCTCATCAACACCGCCAACGCCTGGCTGAAGGACGAAGCGGACAACGACAAGAAGATCCAGCTCTGCCTGCGCCTCGGCAAGTGGTACGGCGAGGACCTCGGTCACCCCGAGTACGCGCAGCCCTACTACGCACAGGTCATGCAGCTCGACCCGAACAACGTTCAGGTCATGCGGCAGATGGCCGCCATCTACCGGCTGGGCGCGCAGTGGCAGAAGATGGGCGAGACGCTCACCCGCGCCCTGGACGTAGCCGTCGCCAACGACGACAAGAAGGTGATCCTGTGCGATCTCGGCGAGCTGCTCGAGAAGCACATGAGCCAGGCGGACCAGGGCATCACCTTCTACCGGCGTGCGCTCGAGGTGGACCCGCTGTTCCTGCCCGCGCTCGAGGCTCTCGAGCGCATCTACGACGAGCGCGCCAACCACGCCGACCTCGTGCAGATCCTCACCAGCAAAGTGAAGGCGCTGAGTGACCCAGACCAGATCGCCCAGCACAAGATGCGGCTCGGCGGCCTGTACGAGACGGCGCTCGGCGATTTCGAGCGCGCCGGCAAGGTGTACCGCGAGGTGCTCGAGCTCGACGGCAGCAGCATCTTCGCGCTGCGCGGCCTGGAGCGCATCTATCAGGCGGTCCAGGACTGGCCGGACATGGTCGAGATCCTCGAGCGTCAGCTCGACGTGGTCGAGACCGAGCGCGAGCGCGTCGACGTGCTGCTCAAGCTCGCGCAGATCCAAGAGGAGCAGTTCCTCAAGGCGGACTTGGCAGCCCAACGGCTGGAGCAGGCCGTCGAGATCGATCCGAGCTGCGAGTCCGCCTACGTCAGCCTGGAGCGCTGCTACCGCCGCCTCAAGCAGTGGCTCGATCTGATCAACACCTACGAGCGCCACATCGCCGAGGCCGCGGACCAGTCCACCAAGATCGAGCTCTACGGCGCCATGGCGGAGGTGTACGCGCAGGAAGTCGGCGACGTCGACCGCGCCATCGACGCCTACCAGAACATCGTCGATCTCGACGAGAACCACATCGAGGCGCTGGACGCGCTGTCCAAGCTCTACGAGAAGCAGGGCGACGCGGCCCGCGCCATCGAGTCGATGACGCGCGTGGCGGATCTCACCACCGACGGCACGCAGCGCGTCGAGATGTACTACCGCATCGGCAAGTCGCTCGACGAGAAGCTCGGCGACCGCTCGCAGGCTCAGGAGCGCTTCGAGATGGCCCTGGATCTCGACCCGACCCACCTGCCGACGCTCGCGGCGCTACGCACCATCGCCGTCGACGAACAGGACTGGGACCGCGCGGCTCGATACCTGGAGCAGGAGCAGCTCAACACCCAGGCCCCGCGCGCCCGCGCCAAGCTGCTGGTGGAGCTCGGCAAGCTGCGCGACGAGATGCTGAACGAGCACGAGCAGGCCGTCCTGGCGTACGAGCTCGCGATGCAGTGCGACGAGGACTGCGAGGAAGCCGCCCTGCCGCTGGTGCAGGAGTACAGCAACATCGGTCGCTTCCAGGAGGCCGAGCCCCTGGCCGAGATGCTGGTGAAGAAGGCCAAGAACCGCGAGCGGCACGAGCAGCACATGCTCTACAAGCTGCTCGGCAAGGTTCACTCGGCGCTGGGTAACCACGACAAGGCCCTCAAGGCCTATCAGACCGCGAACCACCTGGATCTCACCGATCAAGAGGCCATTCGCGGCATCGCTGACGCCGGCTACGAGCTCAAGGACTGGCCGACCGCGCTCACGAACTACCAGAAGGTGTTGACCGCCCTGGGTGAGGAGGACGTCGAGCAGCGCACGGACGTCTACTTCCGGCTCGGTTGCATCAAACGCGAGCAACACCAGGCCAAGCAGGCGATCAACAACTTCGAGAAGGCGCTGGCTCTGAACGGCGAGCACCGCCCCACCCTCGAGGCGTTGATCGACGTCTACGGCCAGGCCAACGACTGGAAGCAGGTCGCCGCGTACAAGCGCCAGATCCTCGACAGCGTCTACGACGGCGAGGAGCGTTACGCGCTGCTCAACGAGATCGGGGACCTCTGGGCCGAGAAGGAGAAGAACCCGCAGAAGGCCCTGGAAGCGCTGGAAGAGGCCCAGGAGCTGAAGCCGCAAGACCACGTGCTGTTGCACAAGCTCTTGCAGCTCTACAGCGAGGCCTCCGAGTGGCAGAAGATGATCGACACGCTGCACTCGATCGCCGCGATCGAGGAGAAGCCGGAGATCAAGAGCCGGTACTTCTACACGATGGCGCAGATCTACCGCGACAAGCTCAACGACTTGGACCGGTCGGTGGAGCTGTTCAACGAGTCGCTAGATCTGAACCCGGGCTACCTGCAGGCCTTCGAGCGCATCAACAAGATCCTGACGCAGGAGAAGAACTGGAAGCAGCTCGAACGCTCCTACCGCAAGATGCTCCACCGCATCGCGGGCAAGGGGAACTCCGACCTGGAGCACACGCTCTGGCACCAGCTCGGGCTGATCTACCGCGATCGGCTGCAGCGTCCGGAGGAGGCGATCGAGGCCTTCAAGATGGCTACGACCATCAAGCCCGGCGATGTGATGCAGCACCAGATCCTGGCGGAGCTGTACGAGGTCAGCGAGCGCTTCGACGAGGCCATCGAGGAGCAGCGCACGATCCTCGAGGCGGACCCGCTGAAGGTGGATCCCTACCGCTCGCTCTACCGCCTCTACTTGCAGAAGCGCTCCTACGACGAGGCGTGGTGCCTAGCCGCCGCCATGGCCTTCATGAAGAAGGTCGACGGGGAGGAGAAGCAGTTCTTCGAGGACTACAAGCCGCAGGGCATGCTGCAGGTCAAGGGCCGCCTGGGCAACGAGCACTGGGTGAAGCACCTCTTCCACCCCGACGAGAACATCTACATCTCCAAGATCATGGAGATGATCGCGCCGGCCGCGCTGCAGGCGAAGATCGCGCAGCTCCAGTCGCAAGGGAAGCTGCCGACGCTGGACAAGCGCTTCAAGCAAGATCCGGCGACCTCGACCGTCACCTTCGCCAAGACCTTCGGTTGGGCGGCGCAGGTGCTGGGTATTCCGTCGCCGGAGCTGTACGTGCGCAACGACGTCCCGGGCTCCATCGTCGCAGTACCGGCGGTGCCCCCGGCCTCGTTGGCGGGGCAGACCGTGCTCACCGGTTTCCAGCCGCAAGAGCTCACCTTCATCTGCGGCAAGCACCTGGCGTATTACCGCGGTGAGCACTACATCCGCACGCTCTTCCCGACCCAGGCGGAGCTCACCATCATGCTGTTCGCCGGCGTGATGATCGCCGCCCCCAACACGCCGATGCCGGCGGACATGCAGGCCCAGATCCGCGCGACCGCGCAGGAGCTCGCCAAGTACATGCAGCCGGTGCAGCTGGAGGGCCTGCGCATCGTGGTGAAGAAGTTCATCGACGAAGGCGCGAAGGCAAACATCAAGCGCTGGAATCAGGCCGTGGAACAGACGGCGTGCCGCGCGGGCCTCTTGGTCTGCGCCGACCTCGAGATCGCGAAGAAGATCATCGGGGCCGAGCCGTCCCTGCCGGGTGACCTGACGCCGCAGGAGAAGATCAAGGACCTGCTCCTGTTCAGCGTCAGCGAGAACTACGCGCAGCTGCGCAAGGCTCTCGGCATCGCGGTCGGGTGA